Genomic window (Sediminispirochaeta smaragdinae DSM 11293):
CGGTAACCTCCCCGGAAAAACCTGCAGGCAACTGATCCTTCAGCATCATTGCGATTGAATAGGGTTCCTCACCGGTTGAACACCCTGCGCTCCATATTCTGACAACCTTATCACCAGCCTCACGCTTAAAAGAGACGAGATCGGGAATGACATAGTGTTTCAGCGTATCAAAATGAGCGGTATTTCGAAAAAACCGAGTGAGGTTCGTCGTTACCGAGTCGAGAAGAATTTTCATCTCCTCGTCCTTCATGCTGATCAGTTTAAAGTAGTCATCGATCGTTTCCAGTCCCGATTTTCGCAGACGTTCGCTTTATGTCAACATAGATTACGCGCTCTTTGAAATATTTTGTGAAGATTTTTTGCCTTCGGTAGAGGATTGTCCTTCATAGTTTTTACCAGGATTCAGAACCACCACATTAGATGGCGTCCACTTCCTGACGGATCGCTTTCCCCATCGTTCAGCATGAGAGTTTCGAGCAGCTTCCATCGTGGCGTTTCTCCGCTTGAACAGCTCGGAATCCTTGCCGGTTCTTTTCTCATTGGGGGTGATGTATCCGAGCGCTGAATGCAGATGGTGATAATTATACCAGTCGATGAAATCGGCCATCCAATTACGGGCATGATCTATGTTTCTGAATCTTCCCGGATAACCGGTGGTGTATTTCAGGGTTTTGAAAAAACTTTCGATAAACGGATTATCGTTGCTGACCCTCGGACGGCTGAATGAATATCGCACTCCAAGCATGTACAGCAGGGCAAGTAATGAGAGGCCCTTCATCGGAGATCCGTTGTCGGAATGCAGATGCACCCCTTTCAGGTTCATTCGAGTGGAAAGCCGATGAAAAAGATCTCTGGCCAGAGCTGCATCTTCACGTTCATGGATCTCCCAGCCGACGATTGATTTGTCGTAGATATCTATGATCACATAGGCAAACAGGAATATCCCTCTGACTGCTGTTGGTAACCAGGTAATGTCCCAGCTCCATACCTGATTCGGCGCGGTTGCAACAAGCTCAGGCGGATTGCTCACATTCCGTTGAGGCTTTGTATTCTCACGATGGTGGAGCTTGTTTTCTTCTTTCAGGATACGGTACAAGGTACTCTCAGAGGCGTAATAAAAGCCCTCCTGAGCAAGAATTGGAACGATCTGGTTCGGTGTCATATCTTTGAACCGTTCGCTGTTGCATGCCTCCAGAATCTGCTGTCTTTCCTGTTCGCTCAGCTTTCTGGGAACTTTTTTGGAAGCACCTTTGCGCCTATCGGTGGTACCGTGATTTTTCCAGTTCTCCAGCGTTTTCGCCGAGATGCCGATCATCCGGCAGCATTCCTTTTTGCGAGCTCCAGCCTGCACTACATCGTGTACCGCTGAGAGCACCTGCTCTCTGGTGTGCTGAGCTATCAGTCGTCCTCGTTTTCCTCCAAGATCCGGTGGAGTTTTTTTTTCAGTGCAATCAAAGCGGCCATTTCGGCTAACGCCTTATCTTTTCGGTTCAGTTCTTTTTCGAGCTGCTGTATTTTTTTCTTCGCGTCTTTCAGTTCCTGCTTGTGCTGTGTGTCTTTTTCAGTCACGGTCTCTCTCAACTCCTGCTGCCATAATTGCAGATGCTCTGAGTGAAGACCTTTCTCGCGGATCCATCCGCCAAGCTGCTCTTCCGGGACCCCGGCCGCTTCAAGTACAAGCTGAAACTTTTCTCTGTTGCCCAGAGCGGCAGGTCCTAACTCTGCATCCAGGTTCAGTATACCGTTATTTACCTGCTCTATCCAGTTTCGGATGGTCTGATCGTTTATGCCGTATTCCAGGGCTACCTCACGGATACTCCGCTTCTCAGGGGGTAAGACTTTTTTCAAGACTGATTCTTTGATGGCTCTGCTGTACCTCATACTGTCTCCATAGTTCTGTTCTCTGATGAAGAAATTAAATTCTCACATCAGGCGTAATCTATGTTGACACAGGGGGCGTTCCTTCAGCCTGCTTTCGAGAATCGTTCGATTCGAGGGGGAAAAGTGTATACCGCTTTCGTCGTAAATACGATCACGAAATTTCTTAAACTGTACTTCCGAAAGAAATCTTTCCATTCTGCTTCGTGCCTCACCTAAAAGTGTAGGGTCCAGCTTTTCCGGTGTCAATAGAACAGGTTTTTTCAGGTGATCGTGCTATATTAAAAATACCATGAAAAGATTCCTGTACTGCTTTTCCGTTCAAGGAATTGCTCTCGACGAAATAACCGAATCGCCCTTTGTGATTCTACACGATGTAAAACATGATATCACCCTCCCCTTGCAGATCGGAGCATCGGAAGCAAGTTCTCTTATCCTTGCTATGGAATGCAGAGAGAAGCAGGAAGAAGAAAGCGGATACGACCTTGCGGTAGAGTTGTTTCGAAAACATCGTTTTGCCCTTCGCGGCCTTGAAGTCCGCCGCAATAAAGGGGGTCATCACAAAGGAACCCTTGTATACAAGAAAGGTATACGGACCTTTCGAACCGAGGTCAACCCGAGTACCGGCATTGTACTCTGTGCAAAGCTTGGTGCTCCTATTTTCTTCGATAAAGAAGCAGCGGATGCCGCTGATTATGATAACAGGGTACTCATTGAACTCGCGGGAGGAAGTGCGGAGCTTCTCTATCTCGACCCGACCCATCATCCGATGCAAATCATGTAGCCGTGTAGCTTCCCGCGGATTGCGTAACAGCTCCCCCTTAAGTATAATCAACCCACATGAAGAAATACGTATTCGTCACCGGCGGAGTATGTTCCAGCCTGGGCAAAGGAGTCGCAGCGACTTCTCTCGGCAACCTTCTCGAGAGTAGAGGGCTGCAGATTCGTATGGTCAAGATCGATCCGTACATCAATGTTGATGCCGGAACGATGAGCCCCTTTCAACACGGTGAGGTTTACGTCACCGACGACGGCGCGGAAACCGATCTGGATCTCGGAAACTACGCTCGTTTCACCAATGCTCCTCTCTCAAAGGTAAACTCCATCACCACCGGCCAAGTCTACCAAGAAGTGATAAAACGGGAACGGGAAGGCCGTTACCTCGGTCGAACCGTACAGGTAATCCCCCATATCACCGACGAAATCAAGCGAAGGATCTATCTTGCAAGTGAAGATCCCGAGGTGGATGTTACCATCATTGAAATAGGAGGGACGGTTGGTGACATCGAATCCGTCCCATACCTGGAAGCAGCCCGTCAGTTCATTCACGATCTCGGAAAAGAGCATGTACTCTTTGTTCATCTCACGCTCATACCCCTTACGGTAGGGGGAGAGCTCAAAACAAAGCCGACCCAGCACTCGGTAAAAGAGCTGCTCGAAATAGGTATCCAGCCGGACATCCTTCTTTGCAGGGCCCCTTACGCCCTTGAAGATGAGATGATTCGCAAAATCAGCCTCTTTACAAACGTGGAAAAAAGAGCCGTTATTTCAGCTTATGACGTAAAGACCACCATCTATGAACTGCCGATTGTGTTCCATCAACAGCATCTCGACGAAATCGTGTTGGAAAAATTCGCCATTGAATGCAAAGACGCCGATCTTCGCTGCTGGACCAGAATGGTCGAAACAATTAAGAAGGCAAAAAAAACGGTAACGATCGGTGTGGTCGGCAAGTATATCGAGCTCCACGATTCCTACAAATCGGTCTACGAGGCCTTGGTTCACGGTGGTATAGCCAATCAGGCCAAGGTCGTGCTTCGAAAAGTCGACAGTGAAGAGATCGAAACCAATGAAAAGGCAGTCGAACTTCTTGCAGGCATAGACGGCCTTCTTGTTCCCGGAGGCTTTGGAGAACGCGGTATTGCAGGGATGGTCAAGGCGGTCAAATGGGCCAGAGAAAATAAGATTCCCTGTTTCGGTATCTGCCTCGGAATGCAAGTCATGGTCATCGAATACAGCAGATCGGTACTTGGCCACGACGATGCAAATAGTACCGAATTTTCTCACCAGACGACCTTCCCAGTTATCAGTCTGCTCGAAGAGCAGATTGACGTAAAGGCCTACGGCGGGACTATGCGGCTGGGCAGGAGTGCCTCGAAGCTATGCTCGGGAACAATGATATCTAACATCTATGACACCGAACTCATCTACGAGCGCCATCGGCACAGATACGAGGTAAACAATATCCACAGAAAGGAGCTTGAAGAAGGAGGCCTCATCATCGCAGCGACCACTCCCGAAGATGAGCTGGTTGAATCGGTTCAATGGCCTGATCATCCCTGGGGAATTGGGGTACAATATCATCCCGAATTTAAATCAACACCAATTCTTCCGCATCCCCTCTTTTCCAGTTTTATCGGTGCAAGCCTGAAACATGCGGAAGTTGAAAAGAAATAAACAAAGTCTATGCATCAAGGGAAGGAGGCTTCTCCTTCCCGGCTTTTTTCATGTTTCAGCTCTTCTTTTCATTGTATGGATCGTTGCCGCTTGCTCGGTGGATTACGAAAAGGCAAAAATGGCCGAAGACCTTGGAGAAGAGACGCCGGAAACAGTCATGCACGGTTTTAGGCAGGCAAACGTCATAGGCCATCACATTGTGTACGAAATAGAGGCTACTCAGGTGGAAAGTTATCCTCGCCAGAAGGTTCTAAAATTATCGGACGTCGATTTCCGGGAATTCGATCAAAACGGCGATCAGGTATTCCTCAGTACGGCGGGTAGCATGGAGTATGATCTCCGTGAAAAACGTATCGATTTGGGATCGGGGGTAAAAATTCTCAGAACAAATGAGAACGGTTCTACGGAAATTGAGGGAGACGCTTTTTCTTTTGATGAAAAGGAAAAGCTGATAACGGCCCCCCCCACATCCCTGGTACGCTTCTCCGATGAAGAGAGCGGAGGAGTGTTGGCGGGACGCGGCTTTTCGGCGGAAACCGACAGCGGAACGATCCAATTCAGCGGGGGAGTATCGGGAACATACGGGGAGGATACCCATGAGCCGTAAGACGATATTCTTCCTCTCCCCCCTTCTGATTGTCTTTTTTTCCATGGTTGCGACGGCCGAGGAACATGATACGAATGGGAATTCTTTCTCGTTTAGGGGGAATACAACCACCATCACCCTCCAGGAGGGGGAGCGGAAAACTGTTCTTAGCGGAGATGCCCGCATCACATTTGACGAAACAAGCATAAAAGCCGATGAGATTACCCTTTCGGGCCCAGATTTCCGTTATATCGAATGTACGGGGGCTGTCCTCATGGAGGATACAGAAAAGGGGATTACATTAAAAACAAAGAAGCTGCTACACGATCGGACCCTTCGCCAGACGCGGGGCAGCGGCTATACCGAAATTGTCGACACGGAGAACGAACTCAGCGCCCGTTGTTACTATTTCGAACAGGAAGAGGAAACCGAGACAATGTTACTCCAGGTGGGGGTACGTATCGACACAGTCAGCGCCGAGAAAGCAGTGGTCTGCCAATCGGAGCTTGCCCGCTATAACAGAGAGGAGAAGAGCCTTGAGCTGATCGGCTCTCCGTCCGTAGAATGGAAGGGAGACGAATACCAGGCCGACAGGATTCTGATCAATATGGGAAACGATACCATTGTCATGGAGGGATCGGTATCAGGCTCTCTCACCGAAGAAGAGGAGAAGGCAGAGTGAATCAGTCTCAAAGCCCGCAATCGGATATATTACGAGTGGAGGGCCTTGTCAAACGCTACGGAAAGAAAAAGGTGGTATGCGACGTAGGGTTTTCCATGAAACGGGGAGAGATCGTGGGACTGTTGGGACCGAATGGTGCCGGAAAAACCACCATTTTCTACATGATTGCCGGCTTCCTCACCCCCTCGGCAGGAACTATTTTTCTAAACAACGATAAACTCACCCGCTTACCCATGTTCAAGAGGGCCAGAAAGGGCATTAGTTATCTCCCCCAGGAAGCGTCTGTCTTTCGGAAACTCAGTGTCGAAGACAATATTATGGCCATTCTGGAGACAAGGAAAGAATTGAGCAAACGAGAACGGTCATTGCGCTTGGAATCGCTGCTCGATGAATTTGGGATTCAAACGATACGAAAGCAGCAGGCCTATACCCTCTCGGGAGGAGAACGCAGGAGAACAGAAATTGCGAGATCCCTGGCCATTGATCCCAAATTTCTCCTCCTGGACGAACCCCTTGCCGGGATCGATCCCATTGCCGTACATGAAATAAAAACCATTATACGGGGTCTGTCTGAGAAATCCATTGGAGTTCTGATAACCGATCACAATGTTCGCGACACCTTGGAGATTACCAACCGGGCATACATTATCAACAGGGGAGAGCTCGTCGTGAGCGGCGACAGGGAGACCCTTCTGAACGATCCCATTGCCCGTCAGATCTACCTCGGCGATTCCTTTCGCATGTGAATGCAGCATTGACAATTACCACTACCAGTAGCATCATACAGAAGTCGTGCAGTATCAGAAACCGGTATTAATACAGGAACAGAGACTCAAACTGAGCCCCCAGATGCTTCAGTCTATTCAGTTGATGGCCCTGCCGATCACCGAGCTTAAACTTCGTATAGCAGAGGAAATTGAACGGAACCCTGCCCTTGAGGTACTTGAAGATCGTTCGCAGGTGAGTTACGAGGAAATTGATCATTCCACAAGGTCAGAGGAGTACGATTTTTTCGAAAATAGTTCTGATCCCGGTTATTCGAAAAGCTACGACAGCGAAGCTTCGGATGCAAAGCAGAAATTTCTCGAAGGCGCCATTGCCCGCTCCGAGTCTCTCCATGATCATCTTTTGTGGCAGCTGAGGCTTCAACCCCTCGATGAGGAAGATTTTGCCGTTGGGGAAAAGCTCATCCTCAATCTCGACGACAATGGGTTTCACATCGAACCAATAGAAGAACTTTTTCCGGATTCCGAATGCCAGCGGGTCCGGCGCATGATCGCTCTTATCCACGAGTTCGAGCCGACGGGAATCTGTGTGGCCGACTTTCGTGAGTCTTTGCTTCTCCAGATTTCTCTTGATCCGGAAGCCCCACCCTATGCCGACGACATTGTTGCAAACCATCTTCCCGCGCTGGAGAAAAACAGGATACAGGAAATTGCCCGGGACCTTTCCGCTTCCGTCCAAGAGATAGAGGAGGCCGTTGCCTTTATTCGCCGCCTAACCCCCTTCCCCGGACGCCTCTACAGTAATGAGACACCTCACTATGTGGTCCCGGATGTTTCGGTACGCTTGGAAGAGGGAGAGTTCAAGATCTATCTTAACGACATAGAGATTCCGGTCCTTGGTATTTCCGCATTCTACGCGGGCCTGCAAAACGGAAAAAAACATCATACCGCGGACCATGAGAAATCGGCTCAAAAATTCGCAGGCGATCATGTGCGTGAAGCCGAATGGTTTATCAACTCGATACGGCAAAGAAATCGGTCGCTCATGAAAATAGCAAAAGCGATTATCGAATTTCAACGGGATTTCTTCCTAAAAGGCCCCAAGTATCTTGTTCCTCTCACTCTGAAAGATATTGCAGAAGAGGTTTCGGTTCACGAAACAACGGTCTCCCGCATTGCCAATGCAAAGTACATGCAAACCGAATGGGGAATTTACCCCATAAAGTATTTCTTTACGAACTCCATCAGCGGAGCAGGTTCTTCCGGTTCCCGCTTCTCAAAGGAGGGCGTAAAAGAGATGATCCGGGAAATTCTGGAAAACGATACCGGCAAGAAAAGGCTTTCCGACCAAAAAATCAGTGACCTCTTGAAAGAGAAGGGGGTCTCCATAGCACGGCGTACCGTAGCAAAATACCGAAACGAACTCAATATCGATTCTTCCTTTGACCGCTAAGTTTGATTTTCATCATAGAAATACTTATCCTGTATATAGAAGAAACAGCTGAGGAGGTTCCTATGAATCTGGAAATCAAAGGTGTTCATTACGATGTGAGTGACAGCACGAAGGAATTTATCACCAAGAAGCTGGAAAGAGTCGATTTTGCAAAAGAGTATATGGTCGATCTTGCCATCACCATCACCAAAGAAAAGCCGGGATATACGGTAGAGGCATCGGTCCATTTTCGTTGGGGACGATCTTCCCATGTTGCGGCTCCCCCGACACATGAATTGTACGAAGGAATCGAACAAATGATCGATAAGCTCGAGCATGTTGTACGAAAAGAGAAAGATAGGATCAAAGACCATCCCAAACCACAGGATGACGTGATAGAATAGGGGGCAATGAGAAGTTATACGGTATTAGACCTTCTTGATCTTGATCTGAAGGAACATAACGCCCTCGATTTGAGGTGCATAGGAGGGAGGCCTGGTCTTGCCCGTACCATCTCGGAACAGGAAATTAATCGGCCGGGTCTTTCCCTCAGTGGCTATTTTGAAGAATTCGCAAACAACAGAATCCAACTATTTGGGATGGGTGAGGCCTCGTATCTCACCAAACTCGAATCTGAGGATCAGATGGAAACGGTAAATAAAATGTTTACCTATCCTATTCCCTGTGTCATCTTCACGCATGGCAATCAACCGGGAAAACGATTTATGGAATGTGCGGAAAAGTCCGGTTGCCCGGTGCTTCAGACGCACCTTCCGTCCGGTGAGTTCAGCATGCGGCTCATGCGTGCTCTTAACGACATGTTCGCACCGAGAAAATCGATTCATGGGGTTCTTGTTGAGGTATATGGTATCGGCGTGTTGCTTTCTGGTGACAGCGGCGTAGGAAAGAGTGAGACGGCATTGGAGCTGATTGAACGAGGCCATCGCCTCATTTCCGACGATATGGTGGAAATCCGCTGTATGAACGGAAATATCCTTATGGGAGCCGGCAGGAATCCGGTACTTGCCCACCACATGGAAATCCGCGGTCTCGGAATTATCAACGTCAGTAATCTTTTCGGTGTCGGAGCGATTCGAGATAAGAAACAAATTCAGCTTATTGTGGAGCTGGAGGAGTGGGATTCTTCAAAAAATTATGACAGAATTGGTACGGGAGAGATGTCACGGGAAATTCTCGGTGTTAAGGTTCCGCTTCTGCAGGTTCCGGTAAAGCCGGGACGAAATATCCCGATTATCATCGAGACGGCGGCTATGAATGAACGCCTGAAAAAGATGGGTTACCATTCTGCTCAGGAGTTCAACCAGAACGTCTTGAAGTGGCTGGAGAGCGAGAATGCCCGGAACCTCTATTTCAACAAAAAGGATACGTTTTAGGAACACCGATGATTGAGAAGAGCGTTACTATCATGAACCGTGCGGGAATTCATGCACGGCCGGCGGCCCTTATTGTGCAGACCGCCAATAATTTTACCTCTGACATTTTTTTTGAAAAGGAAGATGTACGCATAAACGGAAAGTCTATTATGGGAATCATTACCCTTGGTGCCGGTTATAAAAGCACCCTGCAGGTTATCGCCGAAGGGGACGACGAACAGGAGGCCGTTGATGCCATCGTCCGGCTCTTCGAAAATCGCTTCGAAGAGGAATAGGAAACGCTCAGCGACCGGACTGTTTTGGTGTATGCTGTTTGTGCTTGTTGCTCAGACAGCTGCAGGCCAAGGAGCACTGTTGACGGCTCGATTAAAAGCTGATGTCGCGGTTGTGTCGTTAAGCATGGTAGAGACCTCAGAAAAACTTCTCGTAAAAAGTGCATATGATGGACAAATGGCTCAGGTTCGCTTCGACCTGCGAATCTATCATAAGGGGAAGGGTTTCCTCGGCATTGCAGGGGATAGAATCATCAGGGAAAAAACTATCGAACAATATGGCCGGTGGGATCCCTTTTCCGGCCGCTTCATCATTACCGATACCGAAGGCCACCAATGGACAACCCCACGTGCCGAAGAATATACCAAAAGACTGCTTTCCCTTTCCGATACAGTCATTACGGGGATAGCCCGGGACGAGGAGTCGTATCTTCTGGCCAGGGTAGGCTTGAAACGGGTAAAGCTTCAGGTTCCTTTTAATCTTCTGGATCTTTTTCTTCCCGAAACAAAAATCGTGACCCCCTGGGTCCGATGGGATTTCAATTTCGGGGAGCAAAGTTGATGAATCACAGAAGAAAGGGAGGAGACCTTCCCCTTGCATCTCTTTCCGCCATAGCGTTTCTCTATCTTCTGCTTATCGTCTTGCTTCTTTTTTTCTCCCGTCAGGTTCTTCAAGATCTGGCGGAGGGCGAAACCCTTACCCGTTTGGTCTTTATACCCCTCGGTATTGCACTACCTATCTTTCTCTTTTTCTCTTTTACCATCCAGCTCTTTCGCCTTATTCGGGATAATAGAGAAGGCCGACCGGGAAGCCGGTTCAAAACACGGCTTACCGGTTTTTTTCTTTTCATCACGCTTTTTGCCTCAATTCCCCAGGGGATTCTCACCATCACCTTCATCTCATCTGCCCTTGAGGCGTGGTTCAATAC
Coding sequences:
- a CDS encoding IS3 family transposase, whose product is MLSAVHDVVQAGARKKECCRMIGISAKTLENWKNHGTTDRRKGASKKVPRKLSEQERQQILEACNSERFKDMTPNQIVPILAQEGFYYASESTLYRILKEENKLHHRENTKPQRNVSNPPELVATAPNQVWSWDITWLPTAVRGIFLFAYVIIDIYDKSIVGWEIHEREDAALARDLFHRLSTRMNLKGVHLHSDNGSPMKGLSLLALLYMLGVRYSFSRPRVSNDNPFIESFFKTLKYTTGYPGRFRNIDHARNWMADFIDWYNYHHLHSALGYITPNEKRTGKDSELFKRRNATMEAARNSHAERWGKRSVRKWTPSNVVVLNPGKNYEGQSSTEGKKSSQNISKSA
- a CDS encoding transposase yields the protein MRYSRAIKESVLKKVLPPEKRSIREVALEYGINDQTIRNWIEQVNNGILNLDAELGPAALGNREKFQLVLEAAGVPEEQLGGWIREKGLHSEHLQLWQQELRETVTEKDTQHKQELKDAKKKIQQLEKELNRKDKALAEMAALIALKKKLHRILEENEDD
- a CDS encoding bifunctional nuclease family protein, whose translation is MKRFLYCFSVQGIALDEITESPFVILHDVKHDITLPLQIGASEASSLILAMECREKQEEESGYDLAVELFRKHRFALRGLEVRRNKGGHHKGTLVYKKGIRTFRTEVNPSTGIVLCAKLGAPIFFDKEAADAADYDNRVLIELAGGSAELLYLDPTHHPMQIM
- a CDS encoding CTP synthase, translating into MKKYVFVTGGVCSSLGKGVAATSLGNLLESRGLQIRMVKIDPYINVDAGTMSPFQHGEVYVTDDGAETDLDLGNYARFTNAPLSKVNSITTGQVYQEVIKREREGRYLGRTVQVIPHITDEIKRRIYLASEDPEVDVTIIEIGGTVGDIESVPYLEAARQFIHDLGKEHVLFVHLTLIPLTVGGELKTKPTQHSVKELLEIGIQPDILLCRAPYALEDEMIRKISLFTNVEKRAVISAYDVKTTIYELPIVFHQQHLDEIVLEKFAIECKDADLRCWTRMVETIKKAKKTVTIGVVGKYIELHDSYKSVYEALVHGGIANQAKVVLRKVDSEEIETNEKAVELLAGIDGLLVPGGFGERGIAGMVKAVKWARENKIPCFGICLGMQVMVIEYSRSVLGHDDANSTEFSHQTTFPVISLLEEQIDVKAYGGTMRLGRSASKLCSGTMISNIYDTELIYERHRHRYEVNNIHRKELEEGGLIIAATTPEDELVESVQWPDHPWGIGVQYHPEFKSTPILPHPLFSSFIGASLKHAEVEKK
- the lptC gene encoding LPS export ABC transporter periplasmic protein LptC — protein: MRKLKRNKQSLCIKGRRLLLPGFFHVSALLFIVWIVAACSVDYEKAKMAEDLGEETPETVMHGFRQANVIGHHIVYEIEATQVESYPRQKVLKLSDVDFREFDQNGDQVFLSTAGSMEYDLREKRIDLGSGVKILRTNENGSTEIEGDAFSFDEKEKLITAPPTSLVRFSDEESGGVLAGRGFSAETDSGTIQFSGGVSGTYGEDTHEP
- the lptB gene encoding LPS export ABC transporter ATP-binding protein, whose amino-acid sequence is MNQSQSPQSDILRVEGLVKRYGKKKVVCDVGFSMKRGEIVGLLGPNGAGKTTIFYMIAGFLTPSAGTIFLNNDKLTRLPMFKRARKGISYLPQEASVFRKLSVEDNIMAILETRKELSKRERSLRLESLLDEFGIQTIRKQQAYTLSGGERRRTEIARSLAIDPKFLLLDEPLAGIDPIAVHEIKTIIRGLSEKSIGVLITDHNVRDTLEITNRAYIINRGELVVSGDRETLLNDPIARQIYLGDSFRM
- the rpoN gene encoding RNA polymerase factor sigma-54 produces the protein MQYQKPVLIQEQRLKLSPQMLQSIQLMALPITELKLRIAEEIERNPALEVLEDRSQVSYEEIDHSTRSEEYDFFENSSDPGYSKSYDSEASDAKQKFLEGAIARSESLHDHLLWQLRLQPLDEEDFAVGEKLILNLDDNGFHIEPIEELFPDSECQRVRRMIALIHEFEPTGICVADFRESLLLQISLDPEAPPYADDIVANHLPALEKNRIQEIARDLSASVQEIEEAVAFIRRLTPFPGRLYSNETPHYVVPDVSVRLEEGEFKIYLNDIEIPVLGISAFYAGLQNGKKHHTADHEKSAQKFAGDHVREAEWFINSIRQRNRSLMKIAKAIIEFQRDFFLKGPKYLVPLTLKDIAEEVSVHETTVSRIANAKYMQTEWGIYPIKYFFTNSISGAGSSGSRFSKEGVKEMIREILENDTGKKRLSDQKISDLLKEKGVSIARRTVAKYRNELNIDSSFDR
- the hpf gene encoding ribosome hibernation-promoting factor, HPF/YfiA family, with product MNLEIKGVHYDVSDSTKEFITKKLERVDFAKEYMVDLAITITKEKPGYTVEASVHFRWGRSSHVAAPPTHELYEGIEQMIDKLEHVVRKEKDRIKDHPKPQDDVIE
- the hprK gene encoding HPr(Ser) kinase/phosphatase, with the translated sequence MRSYTVLDLLDLDLKEHNALDLRCIGGRPGLARTISEQEINRPGLSLSGYFEEFANNRIQLFGMGEASYLTKLESEDQMETVNKMFTYPIPCVIFTHGNQPGKRFMECAEKSGCPVLQTHLPSGEFSMRLMRALNDMFAPRKSIHGVLVEVYGIGVLLSGDSGVGKSETALELIERGHRLISDDMVEIRCMNGNILMGAGRNPVLAHHMEIRGLGIINVSNLFGVGAIRDKKQIQLIVELEEWDSSKNYDRIGTGEMSREILGVKVPLLQVPVKPGRNIPIIIETAAMNERLKKMGYHSAQEFNQNVLKWLESENARNLYFNKKDTF
- a CDS encoding HPr family phosphocarrier protein produces the protein MIEKSVTIMNRAGIHARPAALIVQTANNFTSDIFFEKEDVRINGKSIMGIITLGAGYKSTLQVIAEGDDEQEAVDAIVRLFENRFEEE